A part of Populus alba chromosome 8, ASM523922v2, whole genome shotgun sequence genomic DNA contains:
- the LOC118039928 gene encoding tetraketide alpha-pyrone reductase 2: MPEYCVTGGTGFIAAYLVKSLLEKGHRVRTTVRDPGDVGKVGLLREFDGAKERLKIFKADLLEEGSFDEAIQGVDGVFHTASPVLVPHDDNIQATLIDPCINGTLNVLNSCSKANTVKRVVLTSSCSSIRYRDDVQQVSPLNESHWSDPEYCKRYDLWYAYAKTIGEKEAWRAAKENGIDLVVVNPSYVVGPLLAPQPTSTLLLILAIVKGLRGEYPNMTIGFVHIDDVVAAHILAMEDKKASGRLVCSGSVAHWSEIIEMLRAKYPSYPYENKCSSQKGDSNPHSMDTTKIAALGFPPFKALEEMFDDCIKSFQEKGFL, from the exons ATGCCGGAATATTGTGTAACAGGTGGGACAGGGTTTATAGCGGCCTATTTGGTCAAATCCTTGCTTGAGAAAGGCCATCGTGTACGGACCACGGTAAGAGACCCAG gcgATGTTGGAAAGGTTGGTTTGCTTCGGGAGTTTGATGGAGCCAAGGAGAGACTGAAGATTTTCAAAGCTGATTTGTTGGAAGAAGGCAGCTTTGATGAGGCTATACAAGGTGTTGATGGGGTGTTTCATACTGCATCACCGGTGCTTGTTCCTCACGACGATAATATCCAG GCAACGTTGATAGATCCATGTATCAATGGCACCTTGAACGTGCTGAACTCCTGTTCGAAGGCTAACACCGTGAAACGAGTTGTCCTCACCTCTTCCTGCTCGTCAATAAGATACCGTGACGACGTCCAACAAGTTTCTCCTCTTAACGAATCGCATTGGAGCGATCCCGAATATTGCAAACGCTACGAT CTTTGGTATGCATATGCAAAAACTATAGGGGAGAAAGAGGCTTGGAGAGCAGCGAAGGAAAATGGCATTGATCTTGTGGTGGTTAATCCCTCCTATGTAGTTGGTCCACTGCTTGCACCACAACCAACCAGCACATTGCTCTTGATACTGGCCATTGTTAAAG GTCTGCGAGGCGAATATCCAAACATGACAATCGGATTCGTGCACATAGATGATGTGGTTGCTGCTCACATTTTAGCAATGGAGGATAAGAAAGCATCAGGCAGGCTCGTATGTTCAGGCTCAGTAGCTCACTGGTCAGAGATCATTGAGATGCTCAGGGCCAAATATCCATCCTATCCATATGAAAACAA GTGTAGCAGCCAGAAAGGAGACAGCAATCCGCATAGCATGGACACCACCAAGATTGCCGCGTTGGGGTTCCCTCCTTTCAAAGCACTGGAAGAAATGTTTGATGACTGCATCAAGAGTTTCCAGGAGAAGGGATTCCTGTAA